In Hydra vulgaris chromosome 06, alternate assembly HydraT2T_AEP, a genomic segment contains:
- the LOC136081180 gene encoding histone-lysine N-methyltransferase SETMAR-like produces the protein MATQPTIIRSCLLYEFKLGRNATQAAKNICTAFGEGTVSERTAQKWFQQFSSGDESIEDLPRSGRPLLVDEDELKDAVESDSSQTCQELAVRFAVNVETIRLHLHAIGKAWKLSRWVPHKLSIDNKKQRLTICTSLLSRHNVEPFLDRSLTCDEKLLCIWWTTAGVAHYELLPTGQTITGLVYSAQLQRVHDLLLVKQPALVHRRGVLLLHDNARPHTACVTQDKLQSLGWESLSHPPYSPDLSPTDFHFFLSLGNHLKGQQFRDQDAVEMELKAFIDSKDREFFRSGINKLVLRYEKVLDANGDYFDE, from the coding sequence ATGGCAACCCAACCAACGATTATTCGATCTTGCTTACTTTACGAGTTCAAACTTGGAAGGAATGCAACACAAGCGGCCAAAAACATCTGCACAGCATTTGGAGAAGGTACAGTAAGTGAACGCACAGCACAGAAGTGGTTTCAGCAATTCTCTTCGGGAGATGAGTCCATCGAAGACCTGCCGCGTTCTGGACGCCCATTGTTGGTTGATGAGGATGAACTGAAGGACGCTGTCGAGTCTGACTCCAGCCAAACTTGCCAAGAACTTGCAGTGAGGTTTGCTGTGAATGTTGAAACCATCCGCCTGCATCTGCATGCGATTGGGAAAGCGTGGAAGCTGAGTCGGTGGGTTCCGCACAAATTGTCGATCGACAACAAGAAGCAACGGCTTACGATCTGCACATCACTCTTATCACGCCACAATGTTGAGCCTTTTCTTGATCGTTCATTGACATGCGACGAAAAATTGCTCTGCATTTGGTGGACTACAGCTGGTGTGGCGCATTACGAGCTGCTCCCAACAGGCCAAACCATTACTGGACTGGTCTACTCAGCACAGCTGCAACGAGTTCACGACCTGTTGCTTGTAAAGCAGCCTGCACTGGTGCACAGGAGAGGAGTTCTGCTTCTCCACGACAACGCGAGACCGCACACCGCTTGCGTGACTCAGGACAAGCTCCAAAGCCTTGGTTGGGAGAGTTTGTCTCATCCACCATACTCGCCAGACCTCTCCCCTACTGATTTCCATTTTTTCCTTTCCCTGGGAAATCATTTAAAAGGACAGCAGTTCCGAGACCAGGACGCGGTTGAAATGGAGTTGAAAGCTTTTATAGACTCAAAGGACCGAGAATTTTTTAGAAGTGGAATAAATAAGCTTGTTTTACGTTATGAAAAGGTTTTAGATGCTAATGGTGACTATTTTGATGAATAA
- the LOC136081638 gene encoding protein UXT-like, with protein MSKNNDLNSKVLQYEDFLNSKLKSDLLEVHKQRDLVYKEMAEYLQLKKTIEIIQQQQKENINSHKQFELRTKIDLGCNFYCQALIPDTSFVYVSVGYGYFVQMTLEEAIIFINKKMKILTEKSDRFVKDSAKIKAHIRLVMEGLREIQNLNVENSEECFI; from the coding sequence ATGAGTAAAAACAACGATCTCAACTCTAAAGTTCTGCAATACGAAGATTTCCTGAATTCTAAGTTAAAATCTGATCTCCTTGAGGTCCATAAACAACGAGATTTAGTTTATAAAGAGATGGCTGAATATCTTCAGTTAAAGAAAACTATTGAAATAATACAACAACAGCAAAAGGAAAACATCAACTCTCATAAGCAATTTGAATTACGCACTAAAATAGACTTAGGGTGTAATTTTTACTGTCAGGCACTCATTCCAGATACGTCTTTTGTGTATGTTTCAGTTGGTTATGGATACTTTGTTCAAATGACTTTAGAAgaagcaattatttttataaataagaagaTGAAAATTCTTACAGAAAAAAGTGATCGTTTTGTAAAAGATTCAGCAAAAATAAAAGCTCATATTAGATTAGTGATGGAGGGCTTAagagaaattcaaaatttaaatgtagAGAACAGTGAAgagtgttttatataa